The following coding sequences are from one Paenibacillus stellifer window:
- the clpP gene encoding ATP-dependent Clp endopeptidase proteolytic subunit ClpP, whose translation MSYIPMVVEQSNRGERAYDIYSRLLKDRIIFLGTEVNDVVANSIIAQMLFLAAEDPEKDISLYINSPGGSITAGMAIFDTMQYIKPDVSTICVGMAASMGAFLLTAGAIGKRYALPNSEIMIHQPLGGAQGQASDIEIRARRILKMRDKLNQILAERSGQPLERIEKDTDRDYFMSAADAAAYGLVDKVIEKPIAVGV comes from the coding sequence GTGAGTTACATTCCTATGGTCGTTGAACAAAGCAACCGCGGCGAGCGGGCTTATGACATCTATTCCCGCCTGCTGAAGGACCGCATCATTTTCCTTGGAACCGAGGTTAATGACGTGGTAGCCAATTCCATTATCGCACAAATGCTCTTCCTGGCCGCCGAGGACCCGGAGAAGGATATTTCTTTGTACATTAACAGCCCGGGCGGTTCCATCACCGCAGGGATGGCCATCTTCGATACGATGCAGTACATTAAGCCTGATGTCTCCACGATCTGCGTCGGCATGGCCGCCTCCATGGGCGCCTTCCTGCTGACAGCAGGCGCGATCGGCAAGCGCTACGCGCTGCCTAACAGCGAAATCATGATTCACCAGCCGCTGGGCGGAGCGCAAGGACAGGCTTCCGATATTGAAATCCGTGCCCGCCGCATTCTGAAAATGCGCGACAAGCTGAACCAGATTCTGGCGGAACGCAGTGGACAGCCGCTGGAGCGCATTGAGAAGGATACCGACCGTGACTACTTCATGAGCGCAGCTGATGCCGCAGCTTACGGCCTGGTGGACAAAGTCATCGAGAAGCCAATTGCCGTCGGCGTATAA
- a CDS encoding phosphoglycerate kinase has protein sequence MNKKSVRDVEVTGKRVFVRVDFNVPLEDGKITDDTRIRETLPTIKYLIENGAKVILASHLGRPKGQFVDSMRLTPAAVRLSELLGKPVAKADEAVGEAVKAKIAELKDGDVLVLENVRFYPGEEKNDPELAKQFSELADLFVNDAFGAAHRAHASTEGIAHFLPAVSGLLMEKELSVLGKALSNPERPFTAIIGGSKVKDKIDVIDNLLTLADNVLIGGGLSYTFSKAQGYEVGTSLLDEEKIDTALGFIEKAKKLGKNFLLPVDVVVADKFGADANTKTVDISEIPAGWMGLDIGPKTSELYADVIANSKLVVWNGPMGVFEIDIFAEGTKAVAEACAKTEGYTIIGGGDSAAAAEKFKLADQMDHISTGGGASLEFMEGKALPGVVALNDK, from the coding sequence ATGAACAAGAAAAGTGTCCGTGATGTAGAAGTAACAGGCAAACGCGTATTCGTGCGCGTCGATTTCAACGTGCCGCTCGAAGACGGCAAAATCACCGACGACACGCGTATCCGCGAAACGCTGCCGACGATCAAGTATTTGATCGAGAACGGTGCCAAGGTCATTCTGGCGAGCCATCTGGGCCGTCCGAAGGGCCAATTTGTTGATTCCATGCGTCTGACTCCGGCGGCTGTACGCCTCTCCGAACTGCTGGGCAAGCCGGTAGCCAAGGCTGACGAAGCCGTTGGCGAAGCGGTTAAGGCCAAGATTGCCGAATTGAAAGACGGCGACGTGCTCGTGCTTGAAAATGTCCGTTTCTACCCGGGCGAAGAGAAGAACGATCCGGAACTGGCGAAGCAGTTCTCCGAACTGGCTGATCTGTTCGTGAACGACGCGTTCGGGGCTGCTCACCGCGCGCATGCTTCGACTGAGGGCATCGCTCACTTCCTGCCGGCCGTATCCGGTCTGCTGATGGAGAAAGAACTCTCCGTACTGGGCAAAGCATTATCCAACCCGGAACGTCCTTTCACCGCGATCATCGGCGGCTCCAAGGTTAAGGACAAGATTGACGTTATCGACAACCTGCTGACGCTGGCCGACAACGTGCTGATCGGCGGAGGCCTGTCTTACACGTTCTCCAAAGCTCAAGGGTACGAAGTCGGAACATCCCTTCTGGACGAAGAGAAGATTGATACAGCTCTGGGCTTCATCGAGAAAGCCAAGAAGCTCGGCAAGAACTTCCTGCTTCCGGTTGACGTTGTTGTAGCCGACAAGTTCGGCGCCGATGCCAACACGAAGACCGTCGACATTTCGGAAATCCCTGCAGGCTGGATGGGTCTTGATATCGGACCGAAGACTAGCGAATTGTACGCAGACGTCATCGCGAACTCCAAACTTGTTGTATGGAACGGACCGATGGGCGTATTCGAAATCGATATCTTCGCCGAGGGAACCAAAGCGGTGGCTGAAGCCTGCGCCAAGACGGAAGGCTACACGATCATCGGCGGCGGCGACTCCGCTGCTGCAGCTGAGAAGTTCAAGCTGGCTGACCAAATGGACCATATCTCGACCGGCGGCGGCGCTTCGCTTGAATTCATGGAAGGCAAGGCTCTTCCTGGCGTAGTGGCACTGAACGATAAGTAA
- the tpiA gene encoding triose-phosphate isomerase: protein MSRTPIIAGNWKMFKTVPEAESFFAEVKGKAEVAGVETVICAPFTNLPVLTKLAEGTSIKIGAQNLHFEDSGAFTGEISGVMLKDLGVDYVILGHSERRAYFGETDEIVNKKMHAAFRHGITPIVCVGEKLEEREADQTKEVCKVQTEGAFQGLTAEQAAQTVIAYEPIWAIGTGKSSTSADANEVISYIRSLIKDLYDEATAEVIRIQYGGSVKPENVTEYMGQSDIDGALVGGASLQPASFIALVEGAK, encoded by the coding sequence ATGAGTAGAACACCAATCATCGCTGGCAACTGGAAAATGTTCAAGACTGTTCCGGAAGCCGAAAGCTTCTTTGCCGAGGTTAAGGGCAAGGCTGAAGTGGCAGGCGTGGAGACCGTAATTTGCGCGCCGTTCACCAATCTGCCGGTTCTGACCAAACTGGCTGAAGGCACATCCATCAAGATCGGCGCTCAAAACCTGCATTTCGAGGACAGCGGCGCGTTCACCGGTGAAATCAGCGGCGTGATGCTGAAGGATCTGGGCGTGGATTATGTCATTCTCGGCCACTCCGAGCGCCGCGCTTATTTCGGCGAAACGGACGAAATCGTGAACAAGAAGATGCACGCGGCGTTCCGCCACGGCATCACTCCAATCGTGTGCGTAGGCGAGAAGCTCGAAGAGCGCGAAGCCGACCAGACGAAGGAAGTATGCAAAGTGCAGACTGAAGGCGCGTTCCAGGGACTGACTGCCGAACAGGCGGCTCAGACGGTAATCGCATACGAGCCAATCTGGGCTATCGGTACCGGCAAATCGTCCACTTCGGCTGACGCGAACGAAGTCATCTCCTATATCCGCAGCCTGATCAAGGATCTGTATGACGAAGCTACGGCTGAAGTCATTCGTATCCAATACGGCGGCAGCGTGAAGCCGGAGAATGTCACAGAGTATATGGGCCAAAGCGACATCGACGGCGCGCTCGTCGGCGGTGCAAGCCTGCAGCCAGCTTCCTTCATCGCACTGGTTGAGGGGGCGAAGTAA
- a CDS encoding sugar-binding transcriptional regulator has protein sequence MRNLLEIQKQLLPDLMETLKRRYTILHQILLSDIIGRRTLAASLNMTERVLRAETDLLKSQGLIEIESVGMRISDAGRNLLDMLEPVAKSLFGLEDLEEKIRSSYGLKKVIVVPGDCEVSPFTKRELGRAGSKALLGVLRTDDTVAVTGGSTLSEVAEQMSAPLNLSCRETLIVPARGGLGESMEIQANTIASTMAKRLGAHYRLLHVPDLLSEEAYQSLAHEPNIAEIVQIIRRSRVIVHGIGDALEMTRRRRLDRETVEKIRAAGAVAESFGHYFNEQGEVVHSMLTMGLRLEDIVRTEIVIGIAGGKRKAKAIHAVLRFGQENILVIDEAAAEEIVREIG, from the coding sequence ATGCGTAATTTATTAGAAATCCAAAAGCAGCTTCTGCCTGATCTCATGGAAACCCTCAAAAGACGGTACACGATTCTTCATCAGATCTTGTTGTCCGATATTATCGGCCGCCGAACGCTCGCCGCTTCGCTCAATATGACGGAACGGGTGTTGCGTGCGGAGACAGACCTTCTGAAGTCGCAGGGGCTCATCGAGATCGAGAGCGTAGGCATGCGAATCAGCGATGCTGGCAGGAATCTGCTTGATATGCTGGAGCCTGTGGCCAAGAGTTTGTTCGGCCTTGAGGACTTGGAAGAGAAGATCCGTTCGAGCTACGGACTGAAGAAGGTAATTGTGGTTCCGGGAGACTGCGAAGTTTCCCCGTTCACCAAGAGAGAGCTCGGAAGAGCCGGATCGAAGGCGCTCTTGGGAGTGCTGCGAACTGACGACACGGTCGCCGTTACAGGCGGTTCCACCCTGTCGGAAGTGGCGGAGCAGATGAGTGCGCCCTTGAATTTGTCCTGCCGCGAGACGCTGATTGTACCGGCGCGCGGAGGTCTTGGGGAGAGTATGGAGATTCAAGCGAACACGATCGCCTCGACGATGGCCAAACGGCTGGGCGCGCATTACCGGCTGCTGCATGTACCGGACTTGCTCAGCGAGGAAGCCTATCAGTCGCTGGCGCATGAGCCGAATATCGCCGAAATCGTTCAGATTATACGGCGGTCGCGTGTCATTGTGCACGGAATCGGAGATGCGCTGGAGATGACCCGCAGACGGAGGCTCGACCGTGAGACGGTTGAGAAGATTCGGGCGGCGGGCGCGGTGGCGGAATCCTTCGGCCATTACTTCAATGAACAGGGCGAAGTGGTTCATTCGATGCTGACAATGGGTCTTCGGCTTGAAGACATCGTCAGAACGGAAATCGTGATCGGAATTGCCGGAGGCAAGCGTAAGGCCAAGGCCATCCACGCCGTCCTGCGGTTTGGCCAGGAGAATATACTTGTTATCGATGAAGCGGCTGCCGAAGAAATTGTCAGGGAAATCGGCTGA
- the gap gene encoding type I glyceraldehyde-3-phosphate dehydrogenase: MTVKVGINGFGRIGRLAFRRIQDVEGIEVVAINDLTDAKMLAHLLKYDTSQGKFQGDVEVHDGFFKVNGKDVKVLANRNPEELPWGDLGVDIVLECTGFFTSKEKAELHLKGGAKKVVISAPATGDMKTVVYNVNHDILDGSETVISGASCTTNCLAPMAKVLNDKFGIVEGLMTTIHAYTGDQNTLDAPHAKGDFRRARAAAENIVPNTTGAAKAIGLVIPELKGKLDGAAQRVPVPTGSLTELVTVLGKTVTADEINAAMKEASDPETYGYTEDEIVSSDIKGLTFGSLFDATQTKVLTVGDKQLVKTVSWYDNEMSYTAQLVRTLEHFAKLAK; the protein is encoded by the coding sequence ATGACTGTAAAAGTAGGTATTAACGGATTTGGACGTATTGGCCGCCTGGCTTTCCGCCGCATTCAAGACGTGGAAGGAATCGAAGTCGTAGCGATCAATGACCTGACCGATGCCAAGATGCTGGCGCATTTGTTGAAATATGATACATCGCAAGGCAAATTCCAGGGAGACGTTGAAGTTCATGATGGCTTCTTCAAAGTAAACGGCAAGGACGTTAAGGTTCTGGCTAACCGCAACCCTGAAGAACTTCCTTGGGGAGACCTCGGCGTTGACATCGTTCTGGAGTGCACAGGCTTCTTCACTTCCAAGGAAAAAGCTGAGCTTCACCTGAAAGGCGGAGCCAAGAAGGTTGTTATCTCCGCTCCGGCTACTGGCGACATGAAGACTGTCGTATACAACGTTAACCACGACATTCTTGATGGTTCCGAAACTGTAATCTCCGGTGCTTCCTGCACAACGAACTGTCTGGCTCCTATGGCGAAAGTCCTGAACGACAAGTTCGGCATCGTCGAAGGCCTGATGACTACAATCCATGCTTACACTGGCGACCAGAACACGCTGGACGCTCCGCATGCCAAGGGCGACTTCAGACGCGCTCGCGCAGCTGCTGAGAACATCGTGCCTAACACGACTGGCGCAGCTAAAGCCATCGGTCTGGTTATCCCTGAACTGAAAGGCAAGCTGGACGGAGCCGCTCAACGCGTACCGGTTCCTACAGGTTCCCTGACTGAGCTGGTTACCGTTCTTGGTAAGACTGTAACTGCTGATGAAATCAACGCTGCTATGAAGGAAGCTTCCGATCCTGAAACTTACGGCTACACAGAAGACGAAATCGTATCGTCCGACATCAAGGGCCTGACTTTCGGTTCCCTGTTCGACGCTACTCAGACTAAGGTTCTGACTGTAGGCGACAAGCAGCTCGTTAAGACTGTTTCCTGGTACGACAACGAAATGTCCTACACTGCTCAGCTCGTTCGTACGCTGGAACACTTCGCTAAGCTGGCTAAATAA
- the gpmI gene encoding 2,3-bisphosphoglycerate-independent phosphoglycerate mutase, with protein MSAPKPVALIIMDGFGLRNTVEGNAVAQANKPNYDRYLKQYPNTTLTACGEAVGLPEGQMGNSEVGHLNIGAGRIVYQDLTMIDKSIREGEFFENQTLVSAVRSAKSTGKKLHLFGLLSNGGVHSHINHLFAMLELAKKEGLEDVYIHAFMDGRDVPPDSGQKFMQDLIQKIEEIGVGKIATVSGRYFAMDRDKRWDRVEKAYRAIVYGEGPAFTDGLTAVTASYQNSVYDEFLVPSVITDAAGNPTAKVESGDSIVFINFRPDRAIQLSQAFTMPDFAGFDRGPEFPQSLHYVCMTTYSETVVGYVAFPPKNLDNTLGEVLVHHQKKQLRIAETEKYPHVTFFFSGGRDVELVGETRVLIASPKVATYDLQPEMSAYEVAAACVAEIEADKHDAIILNFANPDMVGHSGMLEPTIKAVEVTDECVGKVVDAVLAKGGVTIIIADHGNADMVFDEEGRPFTAHTTNPVPFIVTDENVVLREHGILADVAPTILDLMGIPQPVEMTGQSMIASRK; from the coding sequence ATGTCTGCACCAAAACCGGTAGCACTGATCATCATGGACGGTTTCGGTCTTCGGAACACAGTGGAAGGCAACGCCGTTGCCCAAGCCAACAAGCCGAATTACGACCGTTACCTGAAGCAGTATCCGAACACGACGCTTACCGCATGCGGTGAGGCTGTCGGACTTCCGGAAGGACAAATGGGCAACTCCGAAGTAGGACACCTGAACATCGGCGCAGGCCGGATCGTGTACCAGGATTTGACCATGATCGACAAGTCCATCCGCGAAGGCGAGTTCTTCGAGAACCAGACGCTGGTCTCCGCTGTACGCAGCGCCAAGTCGACCGGCAAGAAGCTGCATCTGTTCGGCCTGCTGTCGAACGGCGGCGTACACAGCCACATCAACCATTTGTTCGCCATGCTGGAGCTGGCCAAGAAGGAAGGCTTGGAAGATGTGTATATCCATGCCTTCATGGACGGCCGTGACGTTCCTCCGGACAGCGGACAGAAGTTTATGCAGGATCTGATTCAGAAGATCGAAGAAATCGGAGTCGGCAAAATCGCAACGGTTTCGGGACGCTACTTCGCGATGGACCGCGACAAGCGCTGGGATCGCGTGGAGAAAGCCTACCGCGCAATCGTATACGGCGAAGGCCCAGCCTTCACCGACGGCCTGACTGCGGTAACAGCTTCGTATCAGAACTCGGTCTATGACGAATTCCTCGTACCATCTGTTATTACGGATGCAGCCGGCAATCCGACGGCCAAGGTTGAAAGCGGCGATTCCATCGTCTTCATCAACTTCCGTCCGGACCGCGCGATTCAGCTGTCCCAAGCGTTCACTATGCCTGACTTTGCCGGCTTTGACCGCGGACCGGAATTCCCGCAGAGCCTGCACTATGTCTGCATGACGACTTACAGCGAAACGGTTGTCGGCTATGTAGCCTTCCCGCCGAAGAACCTGGACAACACCCTCGGTGAAGTTCTGGTTCACCATCAGAAGAAGCAATTGCGCATCGCGGAGACTGAGAAGTATCCGCACGTAACGTTCTTCTTCAGCGGCGGCCGTGACGTTGAACTGGTGGGAGAGACCCGCGTCCTCATCGCTTCGCCGAAGGTCGCTACTTATGACCTGCAGCCAGAGATGAGTGCGTATGAAGTCGCTGCTGCTTGTGTAGCCGAGATCGAAGCCGACAAGCACGACGCTATCATCCTGAACTTCGCCAATCCGGATATGGTCGGACACTCCGGCATGCTGGAGCCGACAATCAAGGCGGTTGAAGTAACGGATGAATGTGTAGGCAAAGTGGTTGACGCTGTTCTGGCTAAAGGCGGCGTAACGATCATTATCGCCGACCATGGCAACGCTGATATGGTATTCGACGAAGAAGGCCGTCCGTTCACGGCGCATACGACCAACCCGGTTCCGTTCATCGTAACCGACGAGAACGTTGTGCTCCGCGAGCATGGTATTCTGGCGGACGTAGCACCTACGATTCTGGATCTGATGGGAATTCCGCAGCCTGTGGAAATGACCGGCCAATCCATGATCGCAAGCCGCAAATAA
- the eno gene encoding phosphopyruvate hydratase: MTIISDVYAREVLDSRGNPTVEVDVYLESGAKGRAIVPSGASTGAHEAVELRDDDKSRYLGKGVLTAVKNVNEIIAPEVIGMDALDQLGIDKAMIALDGTPNKGKLGANAILAVSMAVARAAAVDLDVPLYTYLGGFNAKQLPVPMMNIVNGGAHADNNVDVQEFMILPVGAPSFKEALRTGAEIFHNLKTVLKAKGLNTAVGDEGGFAPNFTSNEDALSSIIEAIEKAGYKPGVDVFLGMDVASTEFYKDGKYHLEGEGKSFTSAEFVDLLASWVDKYPIITIEDGCSEDDWEGWKLLTEKLGNKIQLVGDDLFVTNTERLSKGIEEGIGNSILIKVNQIGTLTETFDAIEMAKRAGYTAVVSHRSGESEDSTIADIAVATNAGQIKTGAPSRTDRIAKYNQLLRIEDELSELAQYNGLKSFYNLKR; encoded by the coding sequence ATGACTATTATTTCTGATGTATATGCTCGCGAGGTACTGGACTCCCGCGGCAACCCTACTGTAGAAGTTGACGTATACCTGGAATCCGGCGCTAAAGGCCGCGCCATCGTTCCTTCCGGCGCTTCCACAGGCGCTCACGAAGCCGTTGAGCTTCGCGACGACGACAAATCCCGCTACCTGGGCAAAGGCGTACTGACTGCCGTTAAGAACGTGAACGAAATCATCGCTCCTGAAGTAATCGGCATGGACGCTCTTGACCAATTGGGCATCGACAAGGCTATGATCGCTTTGGACGGAACGCCTAACAAAGGCAAGCTGGGCGCTAACGCCATCCTGGCTGTATCCATGGCTGTAGCCCGCGCTGCCGCTGTTGATCTGGATGTGCCGCTGTACACTTACCTGGGCGGATTCAACGCTAAGCAGCTTCCGGTTCCGATGATGAACATCGTGAACGGCGGCGCTCATGCCGACAACAACGTCGACGTACAGGAATTCATGATCCTGCCTGTTGGCGCTCCTAGCTTCAAAGAAGCGCTGCGTACCGGCGCTGAAATCTTCCACAACCTGAAGACTGTTCTGAAAGCCAAAGGCCTGAACACAGCTGTTGGCGACGAAGGCGGCTTCGCTCCTAACTTCACTTCCAACGAAGACGCACTGTCCTCCATCATCGAGGCTATCGAAAAAGCCGGCTACAAACCGGGCGTTGACGTATTCCTGGGCATGGACGTAGCTTCCACCGAGTTCTACAAAGATGGCAAATACCATCTGGAAGGCGAAGGCAAATCCTTCACTTCTGCTGAATTCGTTGACCTGCTGGCTTCCTGGGTTGACAAGTACCCGATCATCACGATCGAAGACGGCTGCTCCGAAGACGACTGGGAAGGCTGGAAGCTGCTTACCGAGAAGCTGGGCAACAAGATCCAACTCGTTGGTGACGACCTGTTCGTAACCAACACCGAGCGTCTGTCTAAAGGTATCGAAGAAGGCATCGGTAACTCGATCCTGATCAAGGTTAACCAAATCGGTACCCTGACTGAAACCTTCGACGCTATCGAAATGGCTAAGCGCGCAGGCTACACAGCTGTTGTATCCCACCGTTCCGGTGAATCCGAAGACAGCACCATCGCTGACATCGCCGTTGCAACCAACGCCGGCCAGATCAAGACAGGTGCTCCTTCCCGTACAGACCGTATCGCTAAGTACAACCAGCTGCTTCGCATCGAAGACGAGCTGAGCGAACTGGCTCAATACAACGGTCTGAAATCCTTCTACAACCTGAAGAGATAA
- the rnr gene encoding ribonuclease R, giving the protein MLTQENLLDFMRETAYKPMTYEELIDHFAFADEEPLKAFNLLLGELEQDGRIVLTRTKRYGVPERMDLLRGRLQAHAKGFAFLIPDDRDHPDVYIHANDIKSAMNGDIVLVRVTSRSHSGGRMEGEVVRIVRRGVLQTVGVFQSLETYGFVLPDDKRINRDIFIPKESFNGAVDGEKVVVRIVNYPEGRAAAEGEIIEILGHKDDPGVDILSVIRKHQLPEAFPEEVMAEANAAPDSITEEEIAQQGRRDLRGLNIVTIDGEDAKDLDDAVNVGRLENGHYTLGVHIADVSYYVRENAPLDKEAYDRGCSVYLVDRVIPMLPHRLSNGICSLNPQVDRLTMSCTMEFDENMKVVKHDIFTSVIRTKERMTYTNVRKILMDEDSELLERYAPLIEDFKLMRELAMKLRDARMCRGAVDFDFQESKIIVDENGKAVDIVKRERSIAEQIIEEFMLAANETVAEHFHWLKVPFLYRIHEDPDPEKLQNFMAFAANFGYHVKGRGNSVHPRALQKLLEDIQGTKEQTVISTMMLRSMKQAKYDAESTGHFGLAAEYYSHFTSPIRRYPDLVIHRVIREVLEGGGALTEKRQEYLASRMPDIAQQSSERERVAVEAERDTEQLKKAEYMQDKVGEEFDAMISSVTSFGMFVELENTVEGLIRLSHLTDDYYHFDEGHMALIGERTSKVFRIGDEVKIRVAKVNMDDHTIDFELVDMKPRAAGEHRSGGFGGGGRGGHGSRDRRGGHGAAVAHGPGGGKGRTAGKGGAAAGGSRGKRGRGGRVLAASPAAGAAERSGGAGARSPRGEAGDAAGGTRGISFGFGSGKGGYGAPPGARGDVYTGVSGDTKFRTREDLGGDYGGKSGGKGRRKKKTQSGVFIGESVTPGSGAIEAGSGNGNGERKKRKKKKKEKANK; this is encoded by the coding sequence ATGCTTACTCAAGAGAATCTGCTGGATTTCATGCGGGAAACCGCTTATAAACCGATGACGTATGAAGAGCTGATCGACCATTTTGCATTTGCAGACGAGGAGCCGTTGAAGGCCTTTAATTTGCTGCTGGGCGAGCTGGAGCAGGACGGACGGATTGTGCTGACACGCACGAAGCGGTATGGAGTGCCGGAACGGATGGACCTTCTGCGCGGACGCCTGCAGGCCCATGCGAAGGGCTTCGCCTTCCTCATTCCAGACGACCGGGATCATCCCGATGTATATATCCATGCGAATGATATTAAGAGCGCTATGAACGGCGATATCGTGCTGGTGCGCGTTACCTCCAGAAGCCACTCCGGCGGCAGAATGGAAGGCGAGGTTGTGCGGATCGTGCGCAGAGGCGTGCTGCAGACCGTCGGCGTATTCCAGAGCCTGGAGACGTACGGATTCGTGCTGCCGGATGACAAGCGGATTAACCGGGATATTTTCATCCCGAAGGAATCGTTCAATGGAGCCGTGGACGGCGAGAAGGTCGTCGTGCGTATCGTGAACTACCCGGAAGGCCGGGCGGCGGCTGAAGGGGAAATCATCGAAATACTGGGGCATAAGGATGATCCGGGCGTCGATATTTTATCCGTTATCCGCAAGCATCAACTGCCGGAGGCTTTTCCGGAAGAGGTTATGGCCGAGGCGAACGCTGCTCCGGATTCCATCACGGAAGAAGAGATTGCGCAGCAGGGACGCCGCGATCTGCGGGGACTGAATATCGTGACGATCGACGGCGAGGATGCCAAAGACCTGGACGACGCCGTCAACGTAGGACGTTTGGAGAACGGGCATTACACGCTGGGCGTGCATATTGCCGACGTCAGCTATTATGTGCGGGAGAATGCCCCCCTCGACAAGGAAGCGTACGACCGGGGCTGCAGCGTGTATCTGGTGGACCGCGTCATTCCGATGCTGCCGCACCGGCTGTCGAATGGCATCTGTTCGCTCAATCCTCAGGTGGACCGGCTGACGATGTCCTGTACGATGGAATTCGACGAGAATATGAAGGTCGTGAAGCATGATATTTTTACAAGCGTGATTCGTACAAAAGAGCGGATGACGTATACCAATGTGCGTAAAATCCTGATGGACGAGGACTCCGAGCTGCTGGAGCGCTATGCGCCTCTGATCGAGGACTTCAAGCTCATGCGCGAGCTGGCTATGAAGCTGCGGGACGCCCGGATGTGCCGGGGCGCGGTGGATTTCGACTTCCAGGAGAGCAAAATTATCGTGGACGAGAACGGCAAAGCCGTTGATATTGTCAAAAGAGAGCGCTCGATCGCGGAGCAGATCATCGAGGAATTCATGCTGGCGGCCAATGAGACGGTGGCGGAGCATTTCCACTGGCTGAAGGTTCCGTTCCTGTATCGAATCCATGAAGATCCGGACCCCGAGAAGCTGCAGAACTTCATGGCGTTCGCGGCCAATTTCGGCTACCATGTCAAGGGACGCGGGAACTCCGTTCATCCTCGGGCGCTGCAGAAGCTGCTGGAGGACATTCAGGGCACGAAGGAGCAGACGGTTATCAGCACAATGATGCTACGCTCCATGAAGCAGGCGAAGTACGATGCAGAGAGCACGGGCCACTTTGGCCTTGCTGCCGAGTATTACTCCCACTTCACGTCCCCAATCCGCCGGTATCCGGACCTTGTTATTCACCGTGTCATCCGCGAGGTGCTGGAGGGCGGCGGAGCACTTACCGAGAAGCGCCAGGAGTACCTGGCGAGCCGGATGCCGGACATCGCCCAGCAGTCCTCCGAGCGCGAGCGGGTTGCAGTCGAAGCCGAACGGGATACGGAGCAGCTCAAGAAGGCGGAATACATGCAGGACAAGGTGGGCGAGGAATTCGACGCGATGATCAGCAGCGTGACGAGCTTCGGCATGTTCGTTGAGCTGGAAAATACCGTCGAAGGCCTGATTCGTCTCAGTCATCTGACGGACGATTATTACCACTTCGACGAAGGCCATATGGCACTGATCGGTGAGCGCACCTCGAAGGTGTTCCGCATCGGCGACGAAGTGAAGATTCGCGTCGCCAAGGTGAACATGGACGACCACACGATCGACTTCGAGCTGGTCGACATGAAGCCCCGCGCGGCAGGCGAGCACCGCAGCGGGGGCTTTGGCGGAGGCGGTCGCGGCGGCCACGGCAGCCGCGATCGCAGAGGCGGCCACGGCGCAGCGGTCGCCCACGGCCCCGGCGGCGGCAAGGGACGCACCGCCGGTAAGGGCGGAGCCGCGGCGGGTGGCAGCCGCGGCAAACGCGGGCGCGGCGGGCGCGTACTCGCCGCCAGCCCGGCTGCAGGCGCCGCCGAGCGCAGCGGCGGCGCGGGCGCCCGCAGCCCGAGAGGCGAAGCCGGGGACGCCGCGGGCGGAACGCGCGGCATCAGCTTCGGCTTCGGCTCGGGCAAGGGCGGTTATGGCGCGCCTCCCGGGGCGCGCGGGGACGTGTACACCGGTGTCAGCGGTGACACGAAGTTCCGCACCCGCGAGGATCTCGGGGGCGACTACGGCGGCAAGTCCGGCGGTAAAGGCCGCCGCAAGAAGAAGACGCAGAGCGGCGTCTTCATCGGCGAGTCGGTAACGCCGGGCAGCGGCGCGATCGAGGCCGGCTCTGGCAATGGCAACGGGGAGCGCAAGAAGCGCAAGAAGAAAAAGAAAGAGAAAGCGAACAAATAA
- the secG gene encoding preprotein translocase subunit SecG translates to MDIFLKVLLLIFSIGLITVVLLQKGKSAGLSGAISGGAEHLFGKTKARGMDLVLQRITVGLGAGFFIMSIIVAVVLD, encoded by the coding sequence ATGGATATTTTTCTGAAGGTGCTGCTTCTGATTTTTTCTATCGGTCTGATTACTGTGGTTCTGCTGCAAAAGGGCAAGAGCGCAGGTCTTTCCGGTGCCATCTCCGGCGGTGCGGAGCATCTGTTCGGTAAGACGAAAGCCCGTGGCATGGATCTGGTGCTTCAGCGGATTACGGTTGGACTCGGAGCCGGATTCTTCATTATGTCGATTATCGTTGCGGTTGTTTTAGATTAA